The genomic DNA AGGAATTACCGGCAGCGCGAAAGCGACCGGTCAGCCAGGTATTTTCCCAGTAGTCTGCTCGTTCCAGTTAGATAATGGCTCTGTTGACTGTATTAGCTATGTAATCGAATTAGAGGCGAAAGTCGAAGATCTAACCGCAAAGTTGCGCCTGGCCGAGTCGAagctcatctccaaccaTGCTCATCCAACCCCCAAAGTTGTGACGCGCTCGAGACCCGGATCAGCTCCCCAGGCTAGCATCCATGCTACACCATTGTCTATGCCGCCGAACGGAACTACTCCAAGGGAGACCCTACCGTCGCCCTATGACGCGCAAGAGGAAGCATACGACACTGTCGAACATGAAATCAGCGAGCTGAATCATCACACTAACGGGATTGAGTTTCACGGCAGttcctcatcagcagcacTGATAGGGCACCTTCAGACGACTAGAGAGAAAGACCGCGCGGGAGAACGATTGGATTCTCGCGCCCCAGAGGCGGGGTTTTCGCTGATCTCGACGTTGCATAACTCCAGTTTCTCACCTTCGTGCACAGTTGGTTCTGCGCAGCTGGCGCCACTACAGGATCATAACTATTACTTTGAGCATGCGCACGCGTTCATTAATGGGTACTTTGAGAATATCCATTTCATTCATCCGTTGATTGATAAGGAGGACTTCTATGCCCGGGCGCGTGATCTATGGTTCAATAAGACCCGGCAGCCAGAGCCGAGTTTCGTGGCTCTATACCTCAGTGTACTCTCATTTGGATCTTTGGTCCGTGTTTgggatgaggagaagctgggggGGCTAACGCGGTTTGAATGGAGTCGAAAGTTGTTCAGTGAAGCGCGGATGTATCTGAATCACCTGCACTTTTCTAATAACCTGGACACAGTCCAGTGTTTATACTTAATGGTAAGTGCAGCCTGCAAACGACAAGGATATACCCCGGGCTAACTTATTCCAAGGCAAAAATATGCCAAAACGAACTAAATCCTAACTGTAAGTGCCATCCAGCGTGTAAGGTGAATAACTACTGATTAAAATCACGAGTGGCTTACATGTACTTGGGCCTCGCTGTACGTACTTGCTTGGCCGTTGGTTTTAACCGACATGTACGCAATCCCAAGGACGAAGAACGGTCTGGCTGGATTTCGAAGACTTGGTGGTGAGTACAAGCAAGCATACTTCACAATAGTGGTACTTAGTCGCTTTTTGTCGTAGGGGCATCTTCTCTCTCGAAATGTAAGTCTACTATAGGTCTTAGACCAGACCAATTGTTGATGATACTGCAGTGAAGTCAGTTTCTCTATCGGACGTCCCGACACCCTAGGTATGGACGAATACCATAATCGCGGCCTCCCAGAACGCGATGATTCCGAATACGCCATTATACCCTGGATGGTGGACTTCGCTCAGATCATTAGGCGCGTATCTGTGCAAATCTACCACTCGCGCATCACTCTGCAGGAAAAGCTGCAGGCTGCTTTCGATATCGAGGCAGATCTTGACAAATGGATGGCCCGACTGCCGGACCGAATCAGACCAGATGTCCTGGGGCACCAGCCATCGAGCGGTGCACTGAAAGACCCCAAATGGGCGCGCAGACAGCGTTTGGTTTTGCAGATTCGTAAGTGCCAAGATCTATAGTCAACCGATAGAGACACTGAGTTTGCAAAGGATACTATAACGTGAAAATGTTGTTGTTTCGCCCGTTTCTGAGCTACTTCACTCGCAAAATGCGACACACACCCACGGAGCCAGACGAAACTATCGCAAAGTGCCTGGACGCAGCCATGAAGACAATCGAGGTCATATACAATATCTTCCGCGTCCACACGTTCTTCCGCTGCTGGTACCCTCCATCCCTCCACCACCCCGCACCAGAACCCACCCCGGCAAAATAGGGAGATCTAACGAGCAAATTGTAACAGGTGGTACAACACAACATACGTCATGTACGCGACATTGacccttctccttcccatGTCCGAACTGGGAATGCGCCCTGAGACAGTCCCGCTATTACGTTCTGTCGACATGGCGGTCGAGATTTTAGAAGCTATGGACGAGTCTGTCGTCGCAAAAAAGTCCGTCGAGATCATCAAGCACTATCTGAAGGACTTGCGCAGCTCAGAACCTCGGCCCAGTTACGATGGCGATGTCAGTATGCACGCTCATGCAATGCATCAACAGGAGCAGCCACCTGGCTTTGATATTCCGGTATGTTGGGACCCGGGAGAAACTTGATAGGCTTGTTTTTTGTTAAATACTAATTGTCACTTAGGAGTGGGCCTACGGTTTTGGATTACCGGACTACTCGTTTGAAGGGATTACAAGGTTGTTTGATGATTTGGGTGGGCTTCCAATGTTGGATAGCTGATACTGTGCGCGGTTGCTGGACGAGGATGCTTGGATATAATTAACTGTTGTTCATAATGCATATATGCACTGGCAAGGGACTTCATGAAAATCATAGTCTAATGCGAGTCACTCATATAAATATCTAGCTCTGCCAGAAATAACAGGGACTACATATTTGCAGACGTCTTGGAGAACAGTTTCGGTTGCTGCTTAACTGCATTCCATGTCTTTGATTACATCGTAGCCATAAAATCAGGACTGGACCTATGGGAATATTTTGTAGGTGTAGGCAGCTGGTAGTCCCGCCAGACGTAGTAAAAGAAAGTTATATACTTACAATCTACTAGGAACGGTATGATTGATCTTCTAGGTTAAGACAAAATATCACCCTCTTTTCCAGCTCTTTGCCATCTGGCTCGTGGATCTACGTCTCTAAAAGGAATAGCAATGCTGTTATAGTGGTAGAAATAAGTTTAGAGACTAAGCTGCTTAGAAGAATCCTTAATAATTGCTTTCCTGTGGGATTTCTGCATGCTCTGATGTAGGTAAAGATCACTGAGGCTAGTATGGGAATGATACAGCAGAGATAACCTTCCTAAAAGAGCCTAACCATTTGCCTGAGTTCAAAAGATATTGCTGAAGTGGTgaaagagagaaaacaacTACCGAGGGGAAGTGACCTAAGAAAGAAGCAGGCCTCGTATTACTTAAATGAGGTACAGTTCCATCAAACAGCCCACTAACGATCTTCAGCAGCCCATCAACTGGTTGCTGAGAATTCTGTATGGCAGTAGATGATCACACAGCGGTGCGTGCTGCTCGGAAATACCGAGAATTTGTCATCTGGACATCGGTAGAACTGCAGGGTAAGGACTTCTGGAAATTGTAAATTAGTTGTGCGGTTCAAGAGTCTAAACGCGTCAATCAAGTG from Aspergillus fumigatus Af293 chromosome 8, whole genome shotgun sequence includes the following:
- a CDS encoding Zn(II)2Cys6 transcription factor, whose protein sequence is MASHRTSMNVSHLQPRLTGSSKYINLNERYKYAWMMQHQLQPSSPTPPQRPKRQRATQACDRCRLKKYKCDELYPCTHCRKNKLECIYQRNYRQRESDRSASYVIELEAKVEDLTAKLRLAESKLISNHAHPTPKVVTRSRPGSAPQASIHATPLSMPPNGTTPRETLPSPYDAQEEAYDTVEHEISELNHHTNGIEFHGSSSSAALIGHLQTTREKDRAGERLDSRAPEAGFSLISTLHNSSFSPSCTVGSAQLAPLQDHNYYFEHAHAFINGYFENIHFIHPLIDKEDFYARARDLWFNKTRQPEPSFVALYLSVLSFGSLVRVWDEEKLGGLTRFEWSRKLFSEARMYLNHLHFSNNLDTVQCLYLMAKICQNELNPNLAYMYLGLAVRTCLAVGFNRHVRNPKDEERSGWISKTWWGIFSLEIEVSFSIGRPDTLGMDEYHNRGLPERDDSEYAIIPWMVDFAQIIRRVSVQIYHSRITLQEKLQAAFDIEADLDKWMARLPDRIRPDVLGHQPSSGALKDPKWARRQRLVLQIRYYNVKMLLFRPFLSYFTRKMRHTPTEPDETIAKCLDAAMKTIEVIYNIFRVHTFFRCWWYNTTYVMYATLTLLLPMSELGMRPETVPLLRSVDMAVEILEAMDESVVAKKSVEIIKHYLKDLRSSEPRPSYDGDVSMHAHAMHQQEQPPGFDIPEWAYGFGLPDYSFEGITRLFDDLGGLPMLDS